From Acinetobacter suaedae, one genomic window encodes:
- a CDS encoding DsrH/TusB family sulfur metabolism protein → MKEATLFLIQAPYLHIEKICKDLTQMAQANDHIVMMSDAVLGINHMIIETYPNLYCLESDSALLSDDLKTRVKCIDYAQFAQLALQFKRCISLK, encoded by the coding sequence ATGAAAGAAGCTACACTTTTTTTGATTCAAGCCCCTTATCTTCATATTGAAAAAATATGCAAAGATTTAACACAAATGGCTCAGGCAAATGACCATATCGTTATGATGAGTGATGCTGTATTGGGTATCAATCATATGATCATTGAGACGTACCCTAATTTATATTGTTTAGAAAGTGACTCTGCTTTATTGAGTGATGACTTAAAAACACGTGTAAAGTGCATTGATTACGCTCAATTTGCTCAGCTTGCATTACAGTTTAAACGCTGTATTAGCTTGAAATAA
- the moaA gene encoding GTP 3',8-cyclase MoaA, with the protein MHMMKYEIPETNLPILQDQYARIKRKLRISVTDRCNFKCVYCMPEHPEWMKKQDLLSFESLLVFCTYMVKQGIENIRITGGEPLMRQGVVHFIRDLQQLKKIGLKRISMTTNGHYLAKYADQLKAAGLDDLNISLDSLDAKQFKALTKKELSPVLEGIKAAQKAEIPFKINCVLVKDHNDDQILPMVRWAKDQNIPLRFIEFMPLDGDQHWTKDAVVSEAEILARLKPHYAIELLQQNHEPARQYRLDDDYRIGIISTITHSFCGECDRIRLTAQGELFNCLFAQQGLNIKNDLLNTIKEHIGLSELSYQMLDQKIKPYIWHKAKGYHAIQNQQVRKISMHMLGG; encoded by the coding sequence GTGCATATGATGAAGTATGAAATACCTGAAACGAATTTACCGATCTTGCAAGATCAGTATGCTCGTATTAAGCGTAAGTTACGTATTTCGGTGACGGATCGTTGCAATTTTAAATGTGTGTATTGTATGCCTGAACATCCTGAATGGATGAAAAAGCAAGATTTATTAAGTTTCGAATCCCTTTTGGTTTTTTGTACTTATATGGTGAAACAAGGCATTGAGAATATTCGTATTACAGGTGGGGAACCTTTAATGCGTCAAGGAGTTGTTCATTTCATCCGTGACTTACAGCAACTAAAAAAAATTGGTTTAAAACGTATTTCAATGACGACTAATGGTCATTACCTAGCGAAGTACGCTGATCAATTAAAAGCTGCTGGTTTGGATGATTTAAATATCAGCCTCGATAGTCTTGATGCAAAACAATTTAAAGCACTTACCAAGAAAGAACTTAGTCCTGTATTAGAAGGAATAAAAGCCGCTCAAAAAGCTGAAATCCCTTTTAAAATTAATTGTGTTTTGGTGAAAGATCACAATGATGATCAAATTCTACCGATGGTGAGATGGGCAAAAGATCAAAATATTCCATTACGTTTTATTGAGTTTATGCCGCTAGACGGTGATCAACATTGGACAAAAGATGCTGTTGTGAGTGAAGCAGAAATATTAGCGCGATTAAAGCCTCATTATGCTATTGAGCTACTTCAACAAAATCATGAACCAGCACGCCAATATCGATTAGATGATGATTATCGAATTGGCATCATTTCGACGATTACCCACTCATTTTGTGGTGAGTGCGATCGTATTCGTCTAACTGCACAAGGTGAACTATTCAATTGTTTATTTGCTCAACAAGGTTTGAATATCAAAAACGATTTGTTGAACACGATTAAAGAACATATTGGTTTATCTGAACTGTCATATCAAATGTTAGATCAAAAAATTAAACCTTATATCTGGCATAAGGCCAAAGGTTATCACGCGATACAAAACCAACAAGTACGTAAAATTAGTATGCACATGCTTGGAGGTTAG
- a CDS encoding TusE/DsrC/DsvC family sulfur relay protein has protein sequence MQLDLDQDGHLVDYTIWNHDVAQVLAQSLDLELTEWHFEVLQAVRQFYQQFGHSPATRPLIKFLMKTVSPEINNAVLQQRFNTGLVARHLSRLAGVPKPANCL, from the coding sequence ATGCAATTAGATTTAGATCAAGACGGTCATTTAGTTGATTACACGATTTGGAATCATGATGTAGCGCAAGTATTAGCGCAGTCTCTAGATTTAGAATTAACTGAATGGCATTTCGAAGTACTTCAAGCGGTTCGTCAGTTCTATCAACAGTTCGGACATTCACCTGCAACTCGACCACTGATCAAGTTTTTAATGAAAACTGTCAGTCCAGAAATTAATAATGCTGTTTTACAACAAAGATTCAATACAGGTTTAGTCGCTCGTCATCTAAGCCGTTTGGCTGGCGTTCCTAAACCTGCAAATTGTTTATAA
- a CDS encoding SDR family NAD(P)-dependent oxidoreductase, producing MILVTGGLGFIGSHIALSLLAHGKEIVIVDNLANSTLQTLERLEYISGMYIPFAKLDVRNTPALNKVFEQYSIDTVIHTASFKSLEESTLKPLEYYNDNVSCIMSLLRAMQRMGVRQLVNLSSIAVYGQSDALLSEETAFNYSYPNPYIRSQQMVEDIIADTYKVDHEWKIVNLRLSNIVGAFEHGVLGEYVVQLPKNIVPLALQVAALQRECIDLQNQAETDDGTVERSFLHVLDVCEAVMMTMNWLETQNSCLEAFNLAHKQLTSIQTLLDEIAKVTQAEIRVQPAVYQHQELARLGANIEKAKQVLNWEPKRSLTQMLEDEWRFYLNTLKGN from the coding sequence ATGATTTTGGTGACAGGTGGTTTAGGCTTTATCGGTTCACATATTGCTTTGAGTTTGCTGGCTCATGGAAAAGAGATTGTTATTGTCGATAATTTAGCGAATTCAACGTTACAAACCTTGGAACGACTTGAATATATTTCAGGGATGTATATCCCATTTGCAAAATTAGATGTCAGAAATACGCCAGCGCTCAATAAAGTGTTTGAACAATATTCCATCGACACCGTCATACATACTGCTAGCTTTAAATCACTTGAAGAATCTACCTTAAAACCGCTTGAATATTACAATGATAATGTAAGTTGTATTATGAGTTTACTCAGAGCGATGCAGCGTATGGGTGTTCGACAACTCGTGAACTTGTCCAGTATTGCAGTTTATGGACAGTCTGATGCATTGCTTTCAGAGGAGACTGCGTTTAATTACAGTTATCCGAACCCTTATATCCGATCTCAGCAAATGGTTGAAGATATTATTGCAGATACCTATAAAGTTGACCATGAATGGAAAATCGTAAACCTACGTTTATCTAATATTGTAGGTGCATTTGAACATGGAGTACTCGGTGAGTATGTCGTTCAATTACCTAAAAACATTGTCCCTTTAGCATTACAAGTTGCAGCATTGCAAAGAGAATGTATCGATTTACAGAATCAAGCAGAAACTGATGATGGAACTGTGGAGCGCAGTTTCTTGCATGTATTAGATGTCTGTGAAGCTGTAATGATGACGATGAATTGGTTAGAAACACAAAATAGCTGCTTAGAAGCATTTAACCTTGCACATAAACAATTGACTTCGATCCAAACCTTATTAGATGAAATTGCGAAAGTTACACAAGCTGAGATACGTGTTCAGCCTGCGGTTTATCAACATCAAGAGCTAGCAAGATTAGGTGCAAATATTGAGAAGGCGAAGCAGGTCCTTAATTGGGAACCAAAGCGGTCTTTGACCCAAATGTTAGAGGATGAGTGGCGTTTTTATCTCAATACGCTAAAAGGAAACTAG
- a CDS encoding molybdopterin molybdotransferase MoeA — protein sequence MSGCGAEKGLISIDEALTLIQTQPKTLTAETLALGDSLNRYLAKAVYSEVNLPNFSQSAVDGYAINCSLDDLQNASFKLNGEIKTGTVSELPLQQNHAIRIFTGGKIPEGTTHVARQEIVILESADQIRLSEHIKPHADIRFTGEEVQQGQQLADVGQKINIGTLAALSMAGVQSLDVFCKPKVAVVITGDEVAKTPEDLQSGKVFDANGPLLKAWFKDYGQDVEIIHIADTAEQVSACFEQLKQKYDVIITTGGVSVGDYDFVRPCAFETGFQQVFWKVKQKPGKPLFFAEYIQADGLHHCYLLGLPGNPAAVYVAMQIYGKALLDALQSQTQTLQWFSATLTHALKPDARERFLRMHAYFENGQLKLQSLAKQQSHMLSNLMQANCLVRVPSNIQLEAGQQLSGLFIQN from the coding sequence ATGTCTGGATGCGGCGCTGAAAAAGGTTTAATTAGTATTGATGAAGCATTAACTTTGATTCAAACCCAACCTAAAACTCTAACAGCAGAGACGCTGGCTTTAGGAGATAGTTTAAATCGGTATCTGGCAAAGGCGGTGTATTCTGAGGTTAACTTACCGAACTTTTCTCAAAGTGCAGTTGATGGTTATGCAATCAACTGCTCGCTTGATGATCTTCAAAATGCTAGCTTCAAGCTGAATGGGGAAATCAAAACAGGTACTGTTTCCGAGTTACCTTTGCAGCAAAATCACGCGATTCGGATTTTTACAGGTGGGAAAATACCTGAGGGAACGACCCATGTCGCTCGCCAAGAAATCGTGATCCTTGAAAGCGCAGATCAAATTCGTTTAAGTGAGCATATTAAACCACATGCTGATATTCGATTTACGGGTGAGGAAGTCCAACAAGGACAACAATTGGCAGATGTTGGACAAAAAATCAATATTGGTACACTCGCTGCTTTGAGTATGGCAGGAGTACAAAGTTTAGACGTCTTCTGCAAGCCAAAAGTCGCTGTGGTGATTACGGGGGATGAGGTTGCTAAAACGCCTGAGGATTTGCAAAGTGGCAAAGTTTTTGATGCGAATGGCCCACTTCTAAAGGCTTGGTTCAAAGATTATGGGCAGGATGTTGAAATCATACATATTGCCGATACTGCAGAGCAAGTAAGTGCATGTTTTGAGCAACTTAAACAAAAATATGATGTAATTATTACGACAGGAGGTGTTTCTGTTGGTGATTATGACTTTGTTCGTCCTTGTGCTTTTGAGACAGGATTTCAACAGGTTTTTTGGAAAGTGAAGCAAAAACCGGGTAAACCACTTTTTTTTGCTGAATATATCCAAGCTGATGGTCTTCATCATTGTTACTTATTAGGATTGCCCGGAAATCCTGCGGCTGTTTATGTTGCTATGCAGATTTATGGAAAAGCGTTGCTTGATGCCCTGCAAAGCCAAACACAAACCTTACAGTGGTTTAGTGCAACGCTAACCCATGCACTAAAACCTGATGCGCGAGAGCGTTTCTTGAGAATGCATGCTTATTTTGAAAATGGGCAGCTTAAACTTCAAAGTTTGGCCAAACAACAATCTCATATGCTCAGTAACTTGATGCAAGCGAATTGTCTGGTGCGCGTTCCATCCAATATTCAACTAGAAGCAGGTCAACAGTTGTCAGGTCTATTTATTCAAAATTAA
- a CDS encoding DMT family transporter: protein MKYFNNGWVNGLVGVMIFAGSLPATRVAVLGFSPTFLTAARAAIAGLFAVLLLVLLQQKFPKRVDWLPLFYVAIGVVVGFPLFTALALQYVSAAHSIVFIGLLPLATAIFGVVRGGEKPSQKFWLFAILGAALVFGYMLVQTKSWLFHYGDFYMVLAILLCGFGYAEGGRLSKHLGGWQVICWALLLTLPVMLWISWLYMPNSFADISWSAKLGLIYVSIFSMLIGFFFWYKGLAQGGIAAVGQLQLLQPLFGLAIAAVLLHEHVSITMFAVTVAVIACVACAKKFA, encoded by the coding sequence ATGAAATATTTCAATAATGGATGGGTAAATGGACTTGTCGGGGTCATGATTTTTGCTGGCTCTTTGCCAGCCACACGTGTTGCTGTACTTGGATTTAGTCCTACTTTCTTAACTGCTGCAAGGGCTGCAATTGCTGGTCTTTTTGCAGTGCTGTTATTGGTGTTGTTGCAGCAGAAGTTCCCAAAACGAGTAGATTGGCTACCATTGTTTTATGTTGCGATCGGTGTCGTTGTCGGCTTTCCACTTTTTACAGCACTCGCTTTGCAATATGTGAGTGCAGCACATAGCATTGTTTTCATTGGGTTATTGCCATTAGCGACCGCTATTTTTGGTGTGGTGAGGGGGGGAGAAAAACCGAGCCAAAAATTTTGGCTTTTTGCAATTTTGGGGGCCGCTTTAGTCTTTGGCTATATGTTAGTTCAAACCAAGAGTTGGTTATTTCATTATGGTGACTTTTACATGGTGTTGGCGATTTTACTTTGTGGCTTTGGCTATGCTGAAGGGGGGCGGCTTTCAAAGCATTTAGGCGGCTGGCAAGTAATCTGTTGGGCACTACTTTTAACTCTACCTGTAATGCTATGGATCTCATGGTTATATATGCCAAACAGTTTTGCTGATATTTCATGGTCAGCAAAGTTAGGTCTAATTTATGTCTCAATATTTAGTATGTTGATTGGTTTTTTCTTTTGGTATAAAGGCTTAGCTCAAGGAGGGATTGCTGCAGTGGGGCAGTTACAGTTATTGCAACCGCTATTCGGATTGGCAATCGCAGCTGTTTTATTACATGAACATGTCAGTATAACGATGTTTGCAGTTACGGTTGCTGTGATTGCCTGTGTTGCTTGTGCTAAAAAATTTGCTTAA
- the tusD gene encoding sulfurtransferase complex subunit TusD, giving the protein MSTLLLITSAPTSVMAWHAFGLAQALHNMREEFRVFFYQDGVQVANDLQWFPDDQRNLKQEWQKLGIRLPVCVSAALARGITDASNAQRHSLQHHNLAHGFELVGLGELADAVQDCSRLIQF; this is encoded by the coding sequence ATGAGTACATTACTGCTAATTACCTCCGCACCAACTTCTGTCATGGCTTGGCATGCATTTGGTCTGGCACAAGCATTACACAATATGCGTGAAGAATTTCGTGTCTTCTTTTACCAAGATGGAGTTCAAGTTGCGAATGATTTACAGTGGTTTCCTGATGATCAGCGCAACCTAAAACAAGAATGGCAAAAGCTTGGCATTCGACTCCCTGTCTGTGTCAGTGCTGCCCTTGCCCGGGGTATCACCGATGCGAGCAATGCACAACGCCATTCTCTCCAACACCATAACTTAGCCCATGGCTTTGAGCTAGTCGGTCTTGGCGAACTTGCTGATGCAGTGCAAGATTGTTCTCGCTTAATTCAATTTTAG
- a CDS encoding winged helix-turn-helix transcriptional regulator translates to MKWEEIGDQPCSVARTLSILGDRWTMLILRNAFMGVRRFDDFQRSLGLTRHVLSERLKRLVEHDILVKVPYVERQERFEYKLTEKGLDLYPIILSMTQWADKWMDMGLGKPIEFTHKTCGNKMIPKMVCSECNEPIKAKEVRASAGPGYFAYIEQKQKSA, encoded by the coding sequence ATGAAATGGGAAGAAATTGGTGACCAGCCATGTTCTGTGGCTAGAACACTTTCGATTCTTGGAGATCGTTGGACGATGCTTATTTTGCGTAATGCTTTTATGGGCGTCCGTCGTTTTGATGATTTCCAACGTAGTCTGGGTTTAACTAGACATGTTCTTTCCGAACGACTAAAGCGTTTGGTTGAGCATGATATTCTTGTCAAAGTTCCATACGTAGAACGACAGGAGCGTTTTGAGTATAAATTAACCGAGAAGGGGTTGGATTTATATCCTATTATTCTTTCAATGACCCAATGGGCAGATAAGTGGATGGATATGGGTTTAGGTAAACCCATTGAATTTACACATAAAACCTGCGGAAATAAAATGATCCCTAAAATGGTTTGTTCAGAATGTAATGAACCGATCAAGGCAAAAGAAGTACGTGCAAGTGCTGGTCCTGGCTATTTTGCTTATATTGAACAAAAACAAAAAAGTGCATGA
- a CDS encoding aminotransferase-like domain-containing protein, giving the protein MKTTKIDFVIQHIHEQIKTRSLTPGSRLSSVRGLAKQLNLSVSTIVEAYERLASQGLIESKTGSGFFVSGPIPPLSISQIHPKIDRNIDPLWISRQSLEAKPDMLKPGCGWLPDDWMPHENIRKAIRKISKVESKILTDYSSPLGSPALRELLARKILGKGIEATPNQILLTDSGTQAIDLICRYFLKPNDVVLVDDPCYFNFHALLKVHQIRIIGIPYTPTGPDLNAFSQAITQHNPRLYITNSGIHNPTGARLTASTAYQLLKLVEQSNLIVIEDDIFADLELDPAPRLAALDGLSKVIHIGSFSKTLSGSVRTGYIATKSQWIEDLTDIKIATGFGGSHLSAEILYAALTDGTYRKHLDELKIRLAKSMDFTIKQLEKLKIRPWIKPQAGIFLWCELAKNLDTARIAQTCLENNVILAPGNAFSQSQNYKNFIRFNVAQCSDQKVFEVLSHAIQQEIELQKN; this is encoded by the coding sequence ATGAAAACCACAAAAATAGATTTTGTTATACAACATATCCATGAACAAATTAAAACTCGTTCACTCACCCCAGGTTCACGGCTATCTTCGGTTCGCGGCTTAGCCAAGCAACTCAATTTATCTGTCTCTACGATCGTAGAAGCCTATGAGCGCCTTGCATCACAAGGTTTAATCGAGTCTAAGACAGGTTCAGGTTTTTTTGTATCTGGACCAATTCCGCCTCTATCTATCTCTCAAATTCATCCCAAAATTGATCGGAACATAGACCCTTTATGGATTTCAAGACAGTCTTTAGAAGCCAAGCCCGATATGCTTAAGCCCGGCTGTGGTTGGTTACCTGATGACTGGATGCCACATGAAAACATCCGTAAAGCAATTCGTAAAATTTCTAAAGTTGAATCAAAAATTTTAACTGATTATTCATCACCACTTGGTTCTCCTGCCTTACGTGAGCTATTAGCGCGTAAAATTCTAGGTAAAGGAATCGAAGCAACACCTAACCAAATCTTATTAACAGACTCGGGTACACAAGCTATTGATTTAATTTGTCGATATTTTTTAAAGCCAAATGATGTCGTGCTGGTAGATGATCCTTGTTATTTTAATTTTCATGCGTTACTCAAGGTTCACCAAATTCGAATTATTGGCATTCCTTATACACCTACGGGTCCAGATTTAAATGCTTTTTCACAAGCAATCACACAACATAATCCACGGTTATATATAACCAATTCTGGTATTCATAACCCTACAGGTGCAAGACTAACAGCATCTACAGCCTATCAATTATTGAAATTGGTTGAACAATCCAACCTGATTGTAATCGAAGATGATATTTTTGCAGATTTAGAATTAGATCCAGCACCTAGGCTGGCAGCACTAGATGGCCTTTCAAAGGTGATTCATATTGGTAGTTTTTCTAAAACGTTGTCAGGTTCTGTACGTACGGGCTATATCGCAACAAAATCTCAATGGATAGAAGATCTCACAGATATAAAAATTGCGACTGGTTTTGGTGGTAGCCATCTATCCGCTGAAATCTTATACGCTGCTTTAACCGACGGAACTTACCGGAAACATTTAGATGAATTAAAAATACGTTTAGCAAAATCAATGGACTTTACGATTAAACAATTAGAAAAGTTGAAGATTAGACCTTGGATAAAGCCTCAAGCAGGTATTTTCTTATGGTGTGAATTAGCTAAGAATTTAGATACTGCACGTATTGCCCAAACGTGTCTCGAAAATAATGTCATTTTAGCGCCGGGAAATGCGTTTAGCCAAAGTCAAAATTATAAAAACTTTATCCGCTTCAATGTCGCTCAATGTTCCGACCAAAAAGTTTTTGAAGTTCTATCTCACGCGATTCAACAGGAAATAGAACTACAAAAAAACTAA
- a CDS encoding molybdenum cofactor biosynthesis protein MoaE has translation MREFSRVQDQALSLDIFDPIQSFPECGGIDVFIGTVRNHHEGKAVKALKYTSYTPVAEKMIREIEQEIKDKYQVSYVRVMHRIGYLDVSDTAIIAIAYAAHRREAFQACEEAVERVKHEVPIWKEEFFTDGTSHYVEGCCIRKDSPDTTTPEKHRHEHNHQHCAHEHTHE, from the coding sequence ATGCGTGAGTTTTCAAGAGTTCAAGATCAAGCATTAAGTTTAGATATTTTTGATCCTATTCAGTCATTTCCTGAATGTGGCGGGATTGATGTTTTCATTGGAACAGTACGAAACCATCATGAAGGAAAAGCAGTAAAAGCACTTAAATATACCTCTTATACGCCTGTCGCAGAAAAGATGATTCGTGAGATAGAACAGGAAATTAAAGATAAATATCAAGTTTCTTATGTTCGAGTGATGCATCGTATTGGCTATTTAGATGTGAGTGACACCGCAATTATTGCAATTGCGTATGCTGCGCATCGCCGTGAAGCATTTCAAGCTTGTGAAGAGGCTGTTGAACGAGTCAAGCATGAGGTTCCAATTTGGAAAGAGGAATTTTTCACAGATGGAACAAGTCATTACGTTGAAGGCTGTTGTATTCGTAAAGATAGCCCTGATACGACTACTCCAGAAAAACATAGACATGAACATAACCATCAACATTGCGCACATGAGCATACACACGAATAA
- a CDS encoding MoaD/ThiS family protein — MQTIEIKIEAFGEIERLLPKPLQFEFAKESLILDVLNHIVDRYPDATKAMDKCACAIGEDIVTRQTVLNSSCTVVLLSPVAGG; from the coding sequence ATGCAAACCATAGAAATTAAAATAGAAGCTTTTGGAGAGATAGAAAGATTACTACCCAAACCACTTCAATTTGAGTTTGCTAAAGAAAGTTTAATTTTAGATGTTTTAAATCATATTGTAGATCGTTATCCGGATGCTACAAAGGCGATGGATAAATGTGCTTGCGCGATAGGTGAAGATATTGTGACACGTCAGACCGTACTAAATTCATCATGCACAGTGGTGCTTTTGTCACCTGTTGCTGGAGGTTAG
- the moaCB gene encoding bifunctional molybdenum cofactor biosynthesis protein MoaC/MoaB, whose amino-acid sequence MKNVGMKPESYRVAEAQAILHAPPHCIQLLRDGNTEKGDALKTARIAGILAAKRTDELIPLCHPLPIYRADVEYDLHDDHVVILTTVETIGPTGVEMEALTAASLAGLTIYDMLKPHCEPDELCLDQCKLLKKKGGKSHFKRTLRQPVSAAVIVLSDTVAAGRKPDTAGKSVVDTLTEAGFDPIHYQILPDESDQLKDLVLELTKSYACIMTVGGTGIGKRDITVDTLEPLLERKLDGLMEASRAFGQRRTPYAAMSRGVAGFIDRSLVVTLPGSRGGATESMAAILPALVHIFDVCRDLPHPGGYE is encoded by the coding sequence ATGAAAAATGTTGGGATGAAACCTGAAAGTTATCGTGTTGCAGAAGCACAAGCGATTTTACATGCACCACCACATTGTATTCAGTTACTTCGAGATGGAAACACAGAAAAAGGTGATGCTTTAAAAACTGCACGGATAGCAGGTATTTTGGCAGCAAAACGTACCGATGAGCTGATTCCACTTTGCCATCCATTACCGATCTATCGTGCAGATGTGGAATATGATTTACACGATGATCATGTTGTGATTTTAACAACGGTTGAAACGATTGGACCAACTGGTGTTGAAATGGAAGCTTTAACTGCTGCAAGTTTAGCAGGCTTAACGATTTACGATATGTTAAAGCCACATTGTGAACCAGATGAGCTGTGTTTAGACCAATGTAAATTACTCAAGAAAAAAGGTGGTAAGTCTCATTTTAAACGAACATTGCGTCAGCCCGTTTCTGCTGCTGTGATTGTTCTTTCAGATACTGTGGCCGCTGGTCGCAAGCCCGATACTGCTGGAAAATCTGTAGTTGATACACTAACTGAAGCTGGATTTGATCCAATTCATTATCAGATCTTGCCTGATGAATCTGATCAGTTAAAGGATCTAGTGTTAGAGTTAACCAAATCTTATGCGTGCATTATGACTGTTGGTGGTACAGGAATCGGGAAGCGTGACATTACTGTCGATACGTTGGAGCCGCTATTAGAACGTAAATTAGATGGTTTAATGGAAGCTTCTCGAGCATTTGGTCAAAGACGTACACCTTATGCAGCGATGTCTCGTGGTGTCGCAGGCTTTATTGATCGTTCATTGGTTGTGACTTTGCCGGGTAGCCGTGGTGGTGCAACTGAATCAATGGCTGCAATACTGCCTGCTTTGGTGCATATCTTTGATGTATGCCGTGATCTGCCTCATCCGGGAGGCTATGAATAA